The following coding sequences lie in one Arachis hypogaea cultivar Tifrunner chromosome 9, arahy.Tifrunner.gnm2.J5K5, whole genome shotgun sequence genomic window:
- the LOC140175142 gene encoding uncharacterized protein, translating to MSERGTVRPTSPIITFAQEDATGIILGHDGPVVVTIILSNANLHRTLVDQGSSADTLFKSALDKLSLQEKELRAYPNSLFRLRDTPIQPLGYIPLHTTFGKGTRSRTLSIDYIVVDVSSAYNAFIGRTILNQLAAVVSTPYLCMKFLTLEENATIKGHQKLARRCYNESLNLKGDPSGKETNTIELRRIRVRKELRPQLEGETEEVQIGDT from the coding sequence ATGTCGGAGAGGGGGACAGTTCGCCCAACCTCCCCAATTATTACCTTCGCTCAAGAAGACGCCACAGGCATCATCCTAGGACATGATGGCCCCGTGGTCGTTACCATCATACTTTCCAATGCTAATCTCCACCGAAcattggtagaccaaggaagctctgcggATACCCTGTTCAAATCCGCCTTGGACAAGCTCAgcctacaagaaaaagagctcagagcatatcctaaTAGCCTATTCAGGCTCAGAGACACCCCAATCCAACCCCTGGGTTACatcccactacacacaacctttggaaaaggaacacGGTCTAGAACCCtgagcatagactacatcgtagtcgacgtgagctcTGCGTACAATGCCTTCATAGGTCGGACAATACTAAATCAGCTCGCAGCGGTGGTCTCCACCCCgtacctatgcatgaagttcctaaCTCTAGAAGAGAATGCCACCATAAAAGGACACCAAAAACTCGCgcgacgctgttacaacgaaagtctaaaccttaaagGCGACCCCAGTGGAAAAGAAACCAACACTATTGAACTCAGGAGAATCAGAGTTCGCAAAGAACTTCGTCCTCAATTAGAAGGTGAGACTGAAGAAGTTCAGATCGGGGATACTTAA